A stretch of DNA from Falco biarmicus isolate bFalBia1 chromosome 6, bFalBia1.pri, whole genome shotgun sequence:
GAAATCAACAAGGTACACTGAAGTAGTACATGAGACAGAGCTTGGCGTAAGGTTTTCAACAACtgttacatttaaaacatcACTACTATCTTCCAAACAGAGTTAGGGCTGTTGTCTATGTAATTACCTTGTTACTGCTGTGACTTTCCCTCTCCAAATCTCAGAAGCCACTAATATGACAAACTTACAGCAGAATAACTCATTCCTTCTCCCTTAAGGAATCAATGCTCATACTCACAAACTCCCCCACATACCAAACGCTGCTTTCTATAATTTGAGTGGTGTGCAGATGTATTGTTAGATGCATTACTATTCAGAAAGGGAACAGCACAGTCATCTTTCTACTCATTATTTAATTCCTTGAAAAGAATGAGACATcaataaaaagaaaccttttatATTTCTCTTACCACTCTGGTAGTATTTTGAATCGTGGGTCCATCGAAAACCTGTACAGAGCCCGAAGTCAGTCAATTTAATATGACCATCGCGGTCTATCAAGATATTATCAGGTTTAATATCTCTGTGGATGAAGCCCATTTTATGAACACTTTCAACTGCGCAGGTCAGCTCTGCTGTGTAGAACCGTGCCAGATTTTCTGGAAAGACACCCATTCTAATTAGGAGACTCATCATATCACCTCCTGGAATGTAGTCCATTACAAAGTACAAATTGTCCTTATCTTGGAATGAATAGTACAGGCGAACCACCCATTCATTATCAGCTTCTGCAAGGATATCCCGCTCAGCTTTAACATGAGCAACTTGATTTCTAAGCAAGACATCTTTTTTCCTTAGAGTTTTTGTTGCATATAAAGCGTTAGTATCCACTTTTCTTGCTAGGCAAACTTCTCCAAACGCACCAACTCCcagggttttaatttttacaaacaTAGACTTGTCCATTTTAGCTCTTCTCAGCCGAATATAATTAGACTCTTTCTGGCACAACATTTTCCTCATTTGATCTCGGGCTTCTGGTGACAATCCAACCTGTGTAGCAAACAGAATTAGATCTGAAGAATGAACAGTACTCTTTAATTCTTGATCTTACAATTACAAGGCttaagcaaagcaaaccaaatacTTATATACACCATGGGGAATAATACTTAAAGGggttttgtattgttttaatttacacATTAGGATTCTAGGAAAACATGTAGtagtaataaaaaacaaaacatgatcagtttcaacagcaaaatgcaTGAGGTGCCATGCACCATTCTTGAGATGGGAGTATGTTCTAAAGAAGAGAAAGGGTAATTTGCAAACTACTGATAAAAAACATTGCAAATAATACTTATCTGAGTGTGCATCAGCTGCCTCCCTGATTCTCTCTGCAGAGCTAAAGGAAGCCAAGACATCCCTAGGAGCAGTaggagctgctgtgggaaaggctTTCACCCTCTCGACTAGCTGGCACAGAAGCCATTAAACTTCCTGACCACTGCAAGTGGAACttcagctgcagggaggagtATGCGGCTCCCACTCTCCTGCTTCCCTGTGTAGCTACACAAACCAGGTCCACATGGCACTGCTTCCTACTGTCCACCCACACCAAGCATGTGCCTTTGCCACAAGCCAGGACCTGATCTTCCCTCTTATCACATCACCCGCCTCTTTCTAAAAGGGACTTCAGTCACACTCTCTCCACTCTACATACCAACTAGTTGAGCAGGGCAATTTCTTTGAGTGGCTCACTCCTCCCTGCGGTATCGGCTCTTGGCTCCCATCTGCGTACATACCCCTATCCTGAATGAACATCCCTGGTGTTCTGGCCAATACCACTAGCATTCTGACAGCTGAAACACTCACGGGCCACATGTAACTCATCACATCCAGCATGGAAACCCTTATCTACAAGAACCACACCGAGCATTCTCATCATATTCCAACCTAGGTTCCTCCTAGTGTATTTTTGCTGGCTTAAATGCCTTTAAAGTTCCATTCAATTTCAGTGCCATTTTTCTTGGCAAATTTGAGGCCCTCGAATCagaatatcttttctttttggttgcAATGTAAGCAGaatctttctttaattttttatgttcttttctcTGTGACACTACTCCCACATAGTTTGATGTTCAtgccttcttttgttttctgtcagcaTTTTCAACATCTTGCTGCTCCCTTTTTCATAGCGTCtcaattattttctctgcctaTCTGGCTTGAAATCACCATCCTACAGCAATGATTTCCAAGTGCAACCTACAGTATATTCCCTTACTTTTTCCTGGACATCCTGATCGTAAAATTGAACATGGCCAAACTGATTCCCTGCAAACATCACAACTGTTACTCAAGCACTATTCTGAAAGTTTTCAATTTCTTATTGTCACATCTTATTGATTTTTGATACCAAACCTCGTTGCTCCCCATCTCCTTAACGCTTCAAATGTTTAGGATACTGTCTGCACAACAGTACTCAGGACCATCATCAGGATTAGGTAACACTAGTCTAAGCCTGTATAAACTGGATGTTATACATGACTTCTACTTATACCTAACTTTTAACATAActtgaaacaaaatgtaataGATGTGACAGAAAAAGAGTgagataaaaaaatcaattagaTATCATTCAGTAACCTAAAAATGCTTTCGGATACCTATTAAAGAAAACACCGTTAGAACACAGAAATTCTTACAGGCATTATAACAAAAATGGATCCAAAGGAGATGCAATTAGGAAGATGTATACAAAATGCTTGTCTACCCAAACAAACTTCACAAGGAGTATCAATTCAGTAAGATTTAAATGGGGAAGGCCGTCTCAGATTtgagacaattttttttgttgatatCAGACAGGCAGTAGTTAGGACTGGGTAGCAGTAGTCTCAAGACTGGATGTAGGAAATAGGTTCAGCTCCCTACTTTGCATCAAGAAATTGTCTTCCTCAACACACTACTGCAGCAATACCCAAGCACTGTCTTCCAGGATAGAAGCATCTCAAGTTTTCTGTGAATGAACATGCTTAAGGCACACTTCTGGGCAGAAGGAGGGATTTTTGAAGATTTCTAAATATCAAGAAGATGCCTGAAGACCTGACCCTGTTTAAGTTCAAAGTGTGAGTCACCTTCTCAAGTCCCATCTGAACCATGAAGTCTGCTTCAGTACAACCCCACTTGCACACAAACTGAACCGTACTGATCAGTTAGAAAACCGGCATTTCTATATGATCTAGAAAATAGATCCAGAAAAATAATCTAGATAGAAATATAACCCAGAAATATAATCTAGATGGCCCCAAAACTCTAGAAGGAGAAAGACCCAATACAGTAATCACCACAAGACATACAAATAGTCAGTCTCCAAAAATCTTGTAGCTTTAAGTACCTTCTGGTACCTGCTCTCTAGCTGTTCATCCTaacagttttgcaaaaaaaaagcccaagtaCCAGAACTTGTCATTTCTTCCCCAACCCATCTTCATTTTTCCTACACCACCCACTAAAACAAATGTTAATGACAAACTGATCACTCCCTGCATTGCTGTATCTTCCCTAGAACtctcctcagctgcagcatttaCCAAAAATTAACCAGCTTTATCGGCTGCACAAATGTTCATGCACATACATCTCCTAGTATTTCTAGACAATGCCAGAAATTGGAGCTTCCTGAATTGCTCTGTGATATCACACAGTTCGCTCTCATTTTGCTCCCTCCTCATCTTGCTAAGCCTTAAATCATGACTTCAGGTTTCTCTTTGTGGCAAAGACACCTAGCGTAATTCTTGGCCAAATTCACacatctaaataaaaaaaatgtaagacaGACAGCTCCACTCTATTCCCTAGGAAACCTGACAGATTAGAAATATGTCACCTATGCCAGAAATACAGCATCCTGTGAAGGTAGGTTATTTCTGTAGGGATgcattctgggttttttgtttaccAGCCCCCCCGGCTTCAAAATTCCTActaaaggggagaaaagaaggggTTCAATACTTGTTTAATCCTCTTGAACTTCCTGAAAATAAGTAATGAGCtactttccctttctccttctcatGAAGACCCGAAATACACGTCACTGTTGTGGGATTCCTCTCCTATACCCTGATGAAAAGGAGAGGTCTGCTGCAGCATAATACCCCATTTCCTGTTCTCCAGCCTGCAATTAAACACCCCAGCTTTAAATCTAGCACAAGTATGGGAAATTGCACTTCATATAAGAAAAGACATTTGCTAGGGTGCTTTAAATGGAcaagaaaaatatcaagaaaagtTATATCAGTGCTTTCATATAAGTAATAATTATGCTTGAGATGCTATGGAACACAACACAGTAAGAAGGGAAAGTGAAGTTTGCAAATCATCATTAATTATAATCTTACATTTAAGTACtcaaaaatagtaaaaataaattcatgctTAATTTTGATGCAGGATTGCATGCAAAGCCCTCCAAAAAGGGATCATGCTATTCTTAACAAATACTGTTGCTCCAGAATCTTACTTGTCTACACAGGGATGGAGGCTACAGAGTTCAGGAAAGCTTCCCACACCTTAACAGTTTAAATCAGCTGTTAGTGgaagtgaaaaggaaagagagaagactAAGAATAAAGATCTAGAAAGTGTTCCAGGAAGAAATTTTGCTAACATTTACATATTCGTGATTAAGCAAATACTTACAAAACACTACAGCTTACAGTAAGAATTTTCAAAGtgtaagaaaacacaaatttaaaaaacagcactTCAAGAAAGCGGCATATGCCAAATCCATTCAGTCACAGAATAAGCTAGAAGTTATATCATACTTACGTCAAATTTTCCACTACAATTGTTAAGAAATAAGTAATACATCTCATATTCCCATTTCTGCAAATCTTAATTTCACTACTTCTcactattttctcttttgaaatggCCTATGTATACATCAGCTGCGGTTTTTACCCTTTTGATTTGGTTTAGCAGAATACTGAAATCCCAGAAATAGACCACTAACTTCATGCAGGCACAAAGATTTTACGTGGTTTTGTTGATGCCtggtttttattattcctttcaACTGCCCCTTGTTTGAACAGATACTCTTACAGCCTggattgaaaaaaatacttaagcaAAAGGTACCATGTCTCTTTCATTCTAAAAATCTaacttttagattttttttcccttttgtaatTTGAACTTTAAAAACCCTATCACTACTGGAAACAAACTGCAGAATGTGAAAGTTATCAATGTTTTGGTGACTATATAGATGCACTAACCAGCCTACCACTTGTCCCTGCTTTGCGTGTACCAGCAGTgtttatctaaaaaaataaaaatatctcaaattaattaaaatattgcatatAACTCACTCAAAAATTAGGATTAAATAGAACCTGTAACAAAAAGCTATGAACCATGTACTTAAATCTCAGTTCAAGCAACAAtgattttgcttctgctgccttATCATACATAATCCAGATGAACTACATTTCGACATGCAAaaatcttactttaaaaaattaatctgacaTGATAATGAAGTACATAAAGCAATGAAAATCTCACCACATCTCAAACACAAAAACTAAAAGGAGACTTCCAATACCATGGTATACCACAATGTTCTATTTATCTGTACTATTTACGCATTCTacttctttattaaaattaatacagaaacaGTTCCATTCATAGATTTAGAAAAAAGAGTTTTACCCGCatcatttcattttctagtTGTTTTTTCCGATGCAAACGCTGCTGATGGGATTTCAGTATATTCTCCACATGCTGCTCCATGAAGAATTTAAAGGCTTGAGGGGAATAGCTTTGAATGCGAgactctcttctttcttcatctttcttgttttttctaacAGGAACAGGTGATGTcgtaatttgtttcttttctttatctgtcAAATCGATGCATTCATAATTCTTTTCATTCTCATCCTCCTTGGACAAAACAGGTGGTTCCTCCTTGCTGAGCTTGGGTCCCGTCTCATACAGATTGACAGAGGGATTCTGGTGTAACAAGTGTTTTGGGTAAGGTGGTGGGGGACCCTGGTAATTTGGAGCCTCTGCAACAGGAGACATAACTGCCATATTTGTAGATGGACTCTCAGAGAAGGGAATGGTCTGAATGGTTTGCACAGGTTGTGGCATCCAGGAGGGGTGAGTGGGTGCCAAGGCAGTCTGTAACTCTGGTTTTAACACACGCATACTTTTTACTGGTTGCTGAATGGGAGCTGGCGTTATAGCTGTTACTGTTGTAGCTGAAGGCTGAGAGCTGCTAGAGTGACTCTGCCTATTGCCATGATGGTTGTTGAAAGAATTTGACCGTACAGGAACATTGGGTTGCCACGTAGGCATGTCATGCCCATTGCCAGGTGATGACTGCGGTTGCACAGGGGAAGGCTGTGACCAGGATGCAGGTATTCCAGCTACATTTGTATTATAAAGTTCCATGTTGTGACTATTTCTATTCGGCACCATCATTGCCTGAGGAAGATTCCCATTGGTGTACGCTGAAGgaggagcagatcctcctgTCTGCATCTGTAGCGCTGTGGGACTTTGCCTGTTAGCTGAATTCATGGGATATGGGGGTGGCTGGCGACTCACCGAGTTCCCAGACACCACATTCTGGTGAACTATGAATTCTGCCTGACAATTGCCATTTTGCATTCCAGCTCTTCCTGAAGGAAAGTTAAATTTGCTGTTGGCAGAACTCTGCATGATTATTGGTTGTCTGCCAATGGGGACAGCGCTCATGCCCCTCTGGCCCTGTGTGGAAGAACTAATGGGTGGAGGATTCATAGGTGGAGGTGGATAACCATCCTGCCACGCTCCCGGTGGCACTGGAGAAATACGGGAGATCACATATTCCATGTTTCCAGAGTAACGCTTCGTTTGAGAGTTTGGTTCCCAGGAAGGAGGTGGAGGAGTAGTCCCCCTTGGAGGGGGTGTCTGTCCTCtaggaggtggaggaggagtgACACTCCTGATCTGTGGTAGAGGCGGGGGATTCACTCTTTGTCCATTGCCAGCATGAGCCTGAGCAAATGCTGCAATGCCAGATCCAGATAATGGCCTTCCTACAtcaggctgagagctgggacttTCTGAGCGATAAACTACACCATCTCCCAGGGAAGGGCCATGCCGCTGAGGAACCAAGGACTCCTTAGAacccttccagctctgcttgcGGTTAACCGACTGCTGTACAGTCCCTGCttttacaagaagaaaacacagcatttatATTATTAGAAATCATTTCTATTTACtgctttgaatattttatttgtctgCCTTAATTACTATAGCAACAGGATAGGAATTCTCCAACATAGCATAATCCACCATACTTCACATGAAAAATTTGCCCGCTAACACACAGCATGCTATGGTAATATGCCCAGTACAcagcagaagaacaaaaattgCAATGAAACTATAGCATCGGAgtttttagaaattacttttctgaagATGCATTTTGCTTCAATTACGGATGCAttcaatttttaattgaaaaaatggTAATATGCAAAATTATTAGGCGcattatatatatttgtaatcATGCATACAAACAACTCTCAGAAGGGATGTTCAGTACAAACgcaaaaaagcaacagcatgGAAAAATGTTTAGTCATGTGGCTATTCCTTCCAGTTTAACACTTATAAAACACTTCAGTGTTCTTAAACTAAATGCTGTAAAATCAAACAGCTCGCTTACACCCTTGTGTGCATAAAGCTCATCCAGACTTGTTATATTCCTTTCATGCAAAATTTGATTAAGTACTTTAATTTTAGAAGTTATGTCTTTACAGGTAGAAGTGTTATATAGACGCAGGAATTAAAACTGTATGAAAGCAAAGCTTGAGTCAAACTCTACAACATATTTACTGCATAGATGTTACTTTGCATCCTATAAAATAATATGCAAAGAAACAACAGCATATTCAGTCTTACTGTGCTTTTTGCAATGTTATTAGAGATACTTGTAAACACATACAGTACTTTAACTGCTGCAACTCACTGTATCTTCAGTAATAAAATGTGTTACTTACTGTATCTTTGCAAGTAATAATGAATATTGTGGCTAAATGGTGGCCTTTAGCCAGAAGATTCACACAAGAACAGACTAAGCCTGCTCCACAGGCTAAATGAACATCAAGTTGTACTTTACTACTCTTGGCTACTAATTTGTCTTCATACCTATATGGtcatttaaaatgtcactttaCAGTGCTAGCAGCTCAGCATTCAGTCAAATAAAAGTTCAGTATTTCTGCTCCATGTGAAAGTTACTCTTTGTTTAGGTATATGCTACTAAAAcctgtctttaaaaaagtatcaagatataataaaaatgtgcttGCATGTGTTAAGAGAGCAGTAAGAGCAAGTAACAAAATTCTGACTCTGTTACTACTAAAACTATAGTCTGTCCCCTGATATCTATAAAAACATTAAGTCTGCCTTAAAAACCATACAAACAAAATCTGGAACCAAGCAGAAAATTTAAGCAGAGAGAAGAATCTTGAAACAGGACAACCGAAAATACAAATATTGTAGACATATgatatataattatatacacacacataacaGAAATACACAAACCCACACATACATAGCGCTGCTGTGTGGGCGAGTGTGTGAAGAGagacaaaaaattaaagtaagaaTTCAGTGCTCACCACTGGCTTCTAAGTAGCACTTGATGCTGAGAATAAAATAAGGGCATCACACCAATGAGGGacaaaaattactaaaatgaGATCTAAATGCCATTCCTTGTATAAAATACTTACATACAATACTGAACCCATGCAATTacacaaagaaacatttaataaattCCTGTCAAGTGCACTtatctttcagaagaaattacatTATATGCTTTACATGCTATTTTTAGAAGCAAAACCCCCTGTATCTCAACATCTCTGTTCCATTGTGAACATGTGAAAGAGGAATTggttgttttgtatttttcacctATAAGGATACACTCGATGAGTTACTAAGTTACCATGGATACACCTACCTGGTGGTTTCATACCTGCGTTTACAggtcttgctgctgctgcaaccaTCTGTTCCCGACGAGGATCCTGGTAGCTCATTTTACTTATGAATTCAATGGCAGCTTCTATACTACGGTTGTTAGTTTGTCTAAGAGCTTGTATAACCATATCctaaagagaaaattatatttaaaaaataataatttacaagaaaatggcaaaaataccaaaaagcaTAGTTATTTAGCCAAATACCCTCCAGTGATTTTACTGAGGTATGTAACTGATTTCTGTCAATccacttaaaatattaaaatgtattctCCACAACAGATCTTCTAAAACACCGATACAGTCTGaatcttccaggaaaaaaaaagttaacttaTTGAAGCACTGTAGTTTGATGTAAATAGTGTCATCATGCTATTCATACAAACCATTTGCTTATATAAGCACTTAGTACTGATACACACTGGTCAGGTAACAGCCAGTTACAGacagaggtcccttccaacctaagGTATTCTATGGAAGATACCTTAATGTGAAATTCAGAACAGGTTTTTGCTCATTTTCCCTCAAATCAGCATGACTTTTTGTCAACAAACATCCATTAGTTTCTCCCTAACAAAGACATTATCGGTAGAAattctattatttttgttgttgatttagGCTCTGTGTTCTTAGAGATCCAAACAAAAGTTTTGATCTGACAGCCAATCCCATCGCTGCCCACGGAAAATGGGGTATGGACCAGTATTTTTCCCACTGACTTGAATGAGATCAAGAACAAACAACAGAGGCAGAGATGTTGACCAGAGATGGTTAAGTCAGGGCACTGCTCTCCCCATCTATATTGAACGGGATTTGTGCAGCTGACTCAACAAGTCTGAAAATCCACAGCATAACTCCCTATAATTAAGTGCACTGTAGTGATTTGTTATGGCCATACTTTGTCATACTAAAGCAATTGTTTCAGTTCACATTATGCTTGAACAGGTTACCTACATACAACAGCATTCAACTCCTGCCAAAATCAACGGGACATCAAAGAGGGCTCACAAGGGAAGTAGT
This window harbors:
- the LATS1 gene encoding serine/threonine-protein kinase LATS1 isoform X3; its protein translation is MKRSEKPEGYRQMRPKTFPASNYTGSSQQMLQEIRESLRNLPKPSDAAKADHSMGKMLSEDPRQGRNPPKFVTYHKVLQEIRNSLLPFANETTSAVKGTSEVNRQMLQDLQAAGFDEDMVIQALRQTNNRSIEAAIEFISKMSYQDPRREQMVAAAARPVNAAGTVQQSVNRKQSWKGSKESLVPQRHGPSLGDGVVYRSESPSSQPDVGRPLSGSGIAAFAQAHAGNGQRVNPPPLPQIRSVTPPPPPRGQTPPPRGTTPPPPSWEPNSQTKRYSGNMEYVISRISPVPPGAWQDGYPPPPMNPPPISSSTQGQRGMSAVPIGRQPIIMQSSANSKFNFPSGRAGMQNGNCQAEFIVHQNVVSGNSVSRQPPPYPMNSANRQSPTALQMQTGGSAPPSAYTNGNLPQAMMVPNRNSHNMELYNTNVAGIPASWSQPSPVQPQSSPGNGHDMPTWQPNVPVRSNSFNNHHGNRQSHSSSSQPSATTVTAITPAPIQQPVKSMRVLKPELQTALAPTHPSWMPQPVQTIQTIPFSESPSTNMAVMSPVAEAPNYQGPPPPYPKHLLHQNPSVNLYETGPKLSKEEPPVLSKEDENEKNYECIDLTDKEKKQITTSPVPVRKNKKDEERRESRIQSYSPQAFKFFMEQHVENILKSHQQRLHRKKQLENEMMRVGLSPEARDQMRKMLCQKESNYIRLRRAKMDKSMFVKIKTLGVGAFGEVCLARKVDTNALYATKTLRKKDVLLRNQVAHVKAERDILAEADNEWVVRLYYSFQDKDNLYFVMDYIPGGDMMSLLIRMGVFPENLARFYTAELTCAVESVHKMGFIHRDIKPDNILIDRDGHIKLTDFGLCTGFRWTHDSKYYQSGDHARQDSMDFSNEWGDPANCRCGDRLKPLERRAARQHQRCLAHSLVGTPNYIAPEVLLRTGYTQLCDWWSVGVILFEMLVGQPPFLAQTPLETQMKVINWQTALHIPPQAKLTPEASDLIIKLCRGPEDRLGKNGADEIKAHPFFKTIDFSSDLRRQSAFYIPKIAHPTDTSNFDPVDPDKLWSDDDKDGNRNDTLNGWYKNGKHPEHAFYEFTFRRFFDDNGYPYNNPKPIEYEYGSSQNSEQQSDDDDDDEQAGRGIQNRDLVYV
- the LATS1 gene encoding serine/threonine-protein kinase LATS1 isoform X4, producing MKRSEKPEGYRQMRPKTFPASNYTGSSQQMLQEIRESLRNLPKPSDAAKADHSMGKMLSEDPRQGRNPPKFVTYHKVLQEIRNSLLPFANETTSAVKGTSEVNRQMLQDLQAAGFDEDMVIQALRQTNNRSIEAAIEFISKMSYQDPRREQMVAAAARPVNAGTVQQSVNRKQSWKGSKESLVPQRHGPSLGDGVVYRSESPSSQPDVGRPLSGSGIAAFAQAHAGNGQRVNPPPLPQIRSVTPPPPPRGQTPPPRGTTPPPPSWEPNSQTKRYSGNMEYVISRISPVPPGAWQDGYPPPPMNPPPISSSTQGQRGMSAVPIGRQPIIMQSSANSKFNFPSGRAGMQNGNCQAEFIVHQNVVSGNSVSRQPPPYPMNSANRQSPTALQMQTGGSAPPSAYTNGNLPQAMMVPNRNSHNMELYNTNVAGIPASWSQPSPVQPQSSPGNGHDMPTWQPNVPVRSNSFNNHHGNRQSHSSSSQPSATTVTAITPAPIQQPVKSMRVLKPELQTALAPTHPSWMPQPVQTIQTIPFSESPSTNMAVMSPVAEAPNYQGPPPPYPKHLLHQNPSVNLYETGPKLSKEEPPVLSKEDENEKNYECIDLTDKEKKQITTSPVPVRKNKKDEERRESRIQSYSPQAFKFFMEQHVENILKSHQQRLHRKKQLENEMMRVGLSPEARDQMRKMLCQKESNYIRLRRAKMDKSMFVKIKTLGVGAFGEVCLARKVDTNALYATKTLRKKDVLLRNQVAHVKAERDILAEADNEWVVRLYYSFQDKDNLYFVMDYIPGGDMMSLLIRMGVFPENLARFYTAELTCAVESVHKMGFIHRDIKPDNILIDRDGHIKLTDFGLCTGFRWTHDSKYYQSGDHARQDSMDFSNEWGDPANCRCGDRLKPLERRAARQHQRCLAHSLVGTPNYIAPEVLLRTGYTQLCDWWSVGVILFEMLVGQPPFLAQTPLETQMKVINWQTALHIPPQAKLTPEASDLIIKLCRGPEDRLGKNGADEIKAHPFFKTIDFSSDLRRQSAFYIPKIAHPTDTSNFDPVDPDKLWSDDDKDGNRNDTLNGWYKNGKHPEHAFYEFTFRRFFDDNGYPYNNPKPIEYEYGSSQNSEQQSDDDDDDEQAGRGIQNRDLVYV
- the LATS1 gene encoding serine/threonine-protein kinase LATS1 isoform X1 gives rise to the protein MKRSEKPEGYRQMRPKTFPASNYTGSSQQMLQEIRESLRNLPKPSDAAKADHSMGKMLSEDPRQGRNPPKFVTYHKVLQEIRNSLLPFANETTSAVKGTSEVNRQMLQDLQAAGFDEDMVIQALRQTNNRSIEAAIEFISKMSYQDPRREQMVAAAARPVNAGMKPPAGTVQQSVNRKQSWKGSKESLVPQRHGPSLGDGVVYRSESPSSQPDVGRPLSGSGIAAFAQAHAGNGQRVNPPPLPQIRSVTPPPPPRGQTPPPRGTTPPPPSWEPNSQTKRYSGNMEYVISRISPVPPGAWQDGYPPPPMNPPPISSSTQGQRGMSAVPIGRQPIIMQSSANSKFNFPSGRAGMQNGNCQAEFIVHQNVVSGNSVSRQPPPYPMNSANRQSPTALQMQTGGSAPPSAYTNGNLPQAMMVPNRNSHNMELYNTNVAGIPASWSQPSPVQPQSSPGNGHDMPTWQPNVPVRSNSFNNHHGNRQSHSSSSQPSATTVTAITPAPIQQPVKSMRVLKPELQTALAPTHPSWMPQPVQTIQTIPFSESPSTNMAVMSPVAEAPNYQGPPPPYPKHLLHQNPSVNLYETGPKLSKEEPPVLSKEDENEKNYECIDLTDKEKKQITTSPVPVRKNKKDEERRESRIQSYSPQAFKFFMEQHVENILKSHQQRLHRKKQLENEMMRVGLSPEARDQMRKMLCQKESNYIRLRRAKMDKSMFVKIKTLGVGAFGEVCLARKVDTNALYATKTLRKKDVLLRNQVAHVKAERDILAEADNEWVVRLYYSFQDKDNLYFVMDYIPGGDMMSLLIRMGVFPENLARFYTAELTCAVESVHKMGFIHRDIKPDNILIDRDGHIKLTDFGLCTGFRWTHDSKYYQSGDHARQDSMDFSNEWGDPANCRCGDRLKPLERRAARQHQRCLAHSLVGTPNYIAPEVLLRTGYTQLCDWWSVGVILFEMLVGQPPFLAQTPLETQMKVINWQTALHIPPQAKLTPEASDLIIKLCRGPEDRLGKNGADEIKAHPFFKTIDFSSDLRRQSAFYIPKIAHPTDTSNFDPVDPDKLWSDDDKDGNRNDTLNGWYKNGKHPEHAFYEFTFRRFFDDNGYPYNNPKPIEYEYGSSQNSEQQSDDDDDDEQAGRGIQNRDLVYV
- the LATS1 gene encoding serine/threonine-protein kinase LATS1 isoform X2 translates to MKRSEKPEGYRQMRPKTFPASNYTGSSQQMLQEIRESLRNLPKPSDAAKADHSMGKMLSEDPRQGRNPPKFVTYHKVLQEIRNSLLPFANETTSAVKGTSEVNRQMLQDLQAAGFDEDMVIQALRQTNNRSIEAAIEFISKMSYQDPRREQMVAAAARPVNAGMKPPGTVQQSVNRKQSWKGSKESLVPQRHGPSLGDGVVYRSESPSSQPDVGRPLSGSGIAAFAQAHAGNGQRVNPPPLPQIRSVTPPPPPRGQTPPPRGTTPPPPSWEPNSQTKRYSGNMEYVISRISPVPPGAWQDGYPPPPMNPPPISSSTQGQRGMSAVPIGRQPIIMQSSANSKFNFPSGRAGMQNGNCQAEFIVHQNVVSGNSVSRQPPPYPMNSANRQSPTALQMQTGGSAPPSAYTNGNLPQAMMVPNRNSHNMELYNTNVAGIPASWSQPSPVQPQSSPGNGHDMPTWQPNVPVRSNSFNNHHGNRQSHSSSSQPSATTVTAITPAPIQQPVKSMRVLKPELQTALAPTHPSWMPQPVQTIQTIPFSESPSTNMAVMSPVAEAPNYQGPPPPYPKHLLHQNPSVNLYETGPKLSKEEPPVLSKEDENEKNYECIDLTDKEKKQITTSPVPVRKNKKDEERRESRIQSYSPQAFKFFMEQHVENILKSHQQRLHRKKQLENEMMRVGLSPEARDQMRKMLCQKESNYIRLRRAKMDKSMFVKIKTLGVGAFGEVCLARKVDTNALYATKTLRKKDVLLRNQVAHVKAERDILAEADNEWVVRLYYSFQDKDNLYFVMDYIPGGDMMSLLIRMGVFPENLARFYTAELTCAVESVHKMGFIHRDIKPDNILIDRDGHIKLTDFGLCTGFRWTHDSKYYQSGDHARQDSMDFSNEWGDPANCRCGDRLKPLERRAARQHQRCLAHSLVGTPNYIAPEVLLRTGYTQLCDWWSVGVILFEMLVGQPPFLAQTPLETQMKVINWQTALHIPPQAKLTPEASDLIIKLCRGPEDRLGKNGADEIKAHPFFKTIDFSSDLRRQSAFYIPKIAHPTDTSNFDPVDPDKLWSDDDKDGNRNDTLNGWYKNGKHPEHAFYEFTFRRFFDDNGYPYNNPKPIEYEYGSSQNSEQQSDDDDDDEQAGRGIQNRDLVYV